GGCTCTCCGCAGGTGACGGAGACGTGGGTCGACACCGACGGGGAGCACATCATCATCAATACCGTGGTCGGCTTCGTGAAGGTGCGGAATGTCGAGCGCGACCCGCGGGTGGCTGTGGCGATCCAGGATCCTGAGAACCCGTTCCGGTACATCCAGGTGCGCGGCGAGGTGATCGCCATGACGACGGACGGCGGCGCGGAGAGCATCGAGGCGTTGTCGCAGAAGTACACCGGCCAGCCCTACCCCTGGTACGGCGGCCGTGACCAGCAGCGCGTCATCCTGACCATCGAAGCGAAGAGCATCAGCGGACAGGGCTGACGCCTGCGCTGGCGCACCTCGCCTCGCGGCACCGGGGTGTCGAAGCTAGGTGCTCAGGTCGATGACGGCGAGGAGCACGATGACCACGACGAGCGCCGCGGTGAGCGCCAGCAGCCCGACGCTCGGCACGAGGGACTGGCCCGCCCGCCTCCGCCCGGGCAGGGAGACCACGATACGGATGGCGAAGCCCAGCAGCGCGACGAGCAGGGCTCCAGCGAGCACGTAGGCGACCGTACCGGCGATGTGCGGTGCGCCGAGGTAGCCGAGCAGCAGGGCGCCGAGGTACAGGATGCCCGCCGTGATCATGCCCGCAAACGTGCGGGTGCCGACATCCCGCCAGAACTTCTCCTCCCGGAACTACTCCATGGGCCACCGCCACGGTTTCCA
Above is a genomic segment from Subtercola boreus containing:
- a CDS encoding PPOX class F420-dependent oxidoreductase, giving the protein MTLPDTLLDLLQKPSPCFLSTIMADGSPQVTETWVDTDGEHIIINTVVGFVKVRNVERDPRVAVAIQDPENPFRYIQVRGEVIAMTTDGGAESIEALSQKYTGQPYPWYGGRDQQRVILTIEAKSISGQG